Below is a window of Gossypium hirsutum isolate 1008001.06 chromosome A12, Gossypium_hirsutum_v2.1, whole genome shotgun sequence DNA.
ATCTACCTGCCTGAGCTAAACTTAGTAGAGTTGCAGAACAATTACCTTACGGGAATATTATCAGAAAATAGGAATAGCTCCTTGAAACCTGTTAAGCTAGGCCAGCTTAATTTGTCAAACAATCTCCTTTCTGGTCCACTGCCATATTCATTTTCCAACTTCACTTCTCTTGAAATCCTTCTACTCGGTGGAAATCAGTTCTCAGGTCCAATATCAGCTTCTCTAGGTGAACTCAGGCAAGTACTGAAGCTTGATCTTAGTAGAAATTTACTTTCTGGGATTATTCCACCAGTAATTGGAAATTGTGTCCATCTAACGTACCTTGATATGAGCCGGAATAACCTTTCAGGCTCAATTCCACCTGAGATTTCCAATGTCCACATCCTGAGTTACTTGAATGTATCGAGGAACCATTTTAGTCAAGCCATACCAAGAAGCATTGGTTCAATGAAAAGCCTTACGGTTGCTGATTTTTCTTTCAACGATTTCTCTGGGAAGCTGCCAGAATCCGGTCAATTTGCCGTCTTTAACGCTTCATCTTTTGCAGGGAATCCTCGACTTTGTGGTTCTCTCCtgaaaaatccttgcaatttCTCTGCCATTACAAGGACCCCCAGAAAGGCCCCTAGGAACTTTAAGTTAATCTTCACACTAGGCCTGTTAATATGCTCTCTAATATTTGCCACTGCCGCCATAATCAAGGCCAAGCCATTCAAGAAAAATGGTACGGATTCTTGGAAGATGACAACATTCCAAAAGCTGGAATTTACAGCTGCTGACATCCTTGAATGTATTAAAGATGGAAATGTGATTGGAAGAGGAGGTGCAGGGATTGTTTATCATGGAAAAATGCCTAATGGTACAGAAATTGCAGTAAAAAAACTTCTTGGCTTTGGCACTAGTAACCATGATCACGGTTTCAGAGCAGAAATCCAGACAATTGGAAACATTAGACATAGAAACATTGTCAGGTTGCTAGCATTTTGCTCCAACAAAGAAACCAATCTCTTGGTTTATGAATACATGAGCAATGGAAGCCTTGGAGAAGTTTTACATGGGAAAAAAGGTGCATTCTTGGGATGGAACTTGAGGTGCAAAATTGCAGCCGAAGCAGCAAAAGGCCTGTGCTATCTTCACCATGATTGCTCACCATTAATTGTTCATCGAGACGTAAAATCAAACAACATTTTGCTCAATTCAACCTTTGAAGCACACGTTGCTGATTTTGGATTGGCCAAGTTTTTGATCGATGGGGCTGCATCAGAGTGCATGTCAGCTATTGCAGGCTCCTATGGCTACATTGCTCCTGGTATGCATACAACAAAAGTTTTCTccatatttacaatttattctcttGTTGGCTTGTCAAACTGTGAAATTTGTATTCATCTAAGTTGGTAGCTTGTTCctatgaaatttttgtattaatCTATTATCAGTTGATTTACGATGAGATACCAACATAATTTGGAACATTAGATACTTTTTTTCCCCAAATATTAATGTTACTTTTGTTCTGTTGTAGAATATGCATACACACTGAGAGTGGACGAGAAAAGTGATGTGTATAGTTTTGGAGTGGTACTTGTAGAGTTGATCACTGGCCGAAGGCCAGTGGGTGGATTCAGTGAAGGTGTAGATATTGTCCAATGGGTAAAAGGAGTGACAAAATGTCGAAGAGAAGTTATTGGAATTGTTGATCCAAGGCTAACAAGTGTGCCCAAAGATGAAGCAATACTCTTATTGTTCATTGCAATGCTATGTGTACAAGAAAATAGCATCGAACGTCCCACCATGCGAGAGGTGGTTCAAATGCTATCGGAGTTCCCTCGACATTCTCTCAAGTACCAATCTTCATCTTCATTCATTCAGTATCAACAGAAAAATCTTGAAGAAAATCAGAAAAGTTAGGTATTTGAGTTCAATGAACTTGAAAccttcttttctttcaaatttagggttttatggcgttttaattgtttgttatagttttccatttgcaaaATGTATATTATAGATATTTGTCTCATAAGCTTTCAACTTTAGATTTAAGGATAAAAGATTTGGTGACACGACATACAGAATTAGACACAATATAAAAGGTTGTCCTTTCTAAGGGGTGGCCTATAGCTAGAGGAAG
It encodes the following:
- the LOC107928262 gene encoding leucine-rich repeat receptor-like serine/threonine-protein kinase BAM3, whose amino-acid sequence is MVPLVVLTLFSLLSTTCSTSLVNDFHVLVKLKKGFQFPEPLLSSWISSNPSSVCSWAGIECAWGRVVSLNLTDMNMCGSVSPQISRLDRLTNLSLAGNNFTGSIEMANLSDLRFLNISNNQFNGHLDWKYASISNLEVLDAYNNNFTALLPLGIVGLKRLKYLDLGGNYFYGKIPPSYGTLVGLEYLSLAGNDLEGKIPGELGKLIKLREIYLGYYNVFEGSIPLELGNLVNLVHMDLSSCELDGPIPQELGNLQLLDTLYLHLNQLSGPIPKQLGNLTNLVNLDLSHNALTGEIPSELVNLKQLRLFNLFMNRLHGSIPDYVADLPNLETLGLWMNNFTGVIPENLGQNGKLQLLDLSSNKLTGTIPRDLCASNQLRVLVLMKNFLFGTIPEGLERCYSLSRVRLGQNYLNGSIPKGFIYLPELNLVELQNNYLTGILSENRNSSLKPVKLGQLNLSNNLLSGPLPYSFSNFTSLEILLLGGNQFSGPISASLGELRQVLKLDLSRNLLSGIIPPVIGNCVHLTYLDMSRNNLSGSIPPEISNVHILSYLNVSRNHFSQAIPRSIGSMKSLTVADFSFNDFSGKLPESGQFAVFNASSFAGNPRLCGSLLKNPCNFSAITRTPRKAPRNFKLIFTLGLLICSLIFATAAIIKAKPFKKNGTDSWKMTTFQKLEFTAADILECIKDGNVIGRGGAGIVYHGKMPNGTEIAVKKLLGFGTSNHDHGFRAEIQTIGNIRHRNIVRLLAFCSNKETNLLVYEYMSNGSLGEVLHGKKGAFLGWNLRCKIAAEAAKGLCYLHHDCSPLIVHRDVKSNNILLNSTFEAHVADFGLAKFLIDGAASECMSAIAGSYGYIAPEYAYTLRVDEKSDVYSFGVVLVELITGRRPVGGFSEGVDIVQWVKGVTKCRREVIGIVDPRLTSVPKDEAILLLFIAMLCVQENSIERPTMREVVQMLSEFPRHSLKYQSSSSFIQYQQKNLEENQKS